AATGTGGGGTGCCAGAGTGCGCCATACCGGCCAGCTGGCGGGGTCGCGCCAGTCCCCGGGTAGCGCGGCGGTCAGGGCCGTGGCGGCCGTGGTACGGGCGATGGTGATTTCGTCAGGTTGGCGGTGCGTGTCGTCGGGGTCGGGGGTACGGGCGACGGCCTGGACAAGCCGGTGCACCGTGACAGCCTGAGTGGTGCGATCGACGGTGAGCATGTTGTAGGCGGCCAGGCGGCCCACCGCGCGAACCAACGCCGGTTCCCCATGGTCGCCGCTGATTTGGTGCCACAGGCCGCGTGGGATGGCTTCCGGGGCGTACCAGGCCAAGGTCCGCAGCAGCCGTCCGGGCAGGGGGTCGTCGGCGAGGGCATCGAGGGTGACCTGCCAGACCCGGGCAATCGTCCGTTCAGCGATCCAACCTTCCCCACCGTCGCTGTACATCTGGGCGGGATGCCCGGCGAGGAGCCGTAGATAGTCACCGGCGGTGACACCGGTTTCAGCCATATAGGCACCGGCCTGTTCCACCGCCAGCGGTAGACAGCCCAACTCGGCACACACGGCAGCGGCGTCCGCCGAGTCGATGGCGGCACCAGCACGGGACACGATCCCGGTCAGCAGCTCGACCGCCTGCTGCGGTTCGAGAACGTCCAAGCGAAGCGGGGTCACGATGTCTGGCCAGCCGGTGGCGCGGCGGCTGGTCACCAGAATCCGCCCTTGGGGCAGCCGGCCCAGCAGGTCGGTGATGTGGCCGGGGTCGGTGACGTTGTCGAGGATCAGCAGCCACCCGTCATGGCAGGCCAGCCAGCGCACGGCCCACTCACGCAGGGCCGGTGACGGCAGGGCCGCACCGAGACCTGGTTGCAGTGCGACCGTGAGGGCGGCCAGTCCGGCGTCGAGGGCGGTGGGACTGTCAGCAGTAATCCACCAGATCGGCCGGTGGTCGTCGCGGTGCGTGGCCGCCCACTGGGCGATCAGGGTGCTCTTGCCGATACCACCGAGCCCGTGGACCGCCTGCACGACCACCACACCCGGATCCTGCACCGCTGTTTCCAGCCAGCCCAGCGCACCTTCACGACCCACGAACAGCCGCAGGCGTACCGGCAGATTCATCAGCCCGGCCGGGGCCGGTACCTCATCCGGCGCAACCAATGCCTCCGCAGGCAACACTGTGACGTGCTGGGTGTTGGTCGCATGATCACCCGTCGACGCGATACCAGAGATACTGCCGGCCGTGATCGCACCCGACCCGACCTGCACCGCGGAATCACTTGCCGGCGCTGGCATCGCGGGATCAGCGTGCGCGGGCGTCGCTCGCCCGCGTCGACGCCACCAGCTCACCGGTGCTGGCTGTTCGTCGCGTTGTCACCCGTCGAAGCGATCCCCGTTAGGTCACCACCCACGACGATCGACTTCTGCCCGGCCGGTGGCTCCACCGCGCCCGGGCCGGATGCCGAGGTTCCCGAGGGGGCCAGCACGACTGCGCTGACCGCGACCACCAGGCTGGCGGCCCCTGCCAGCCAACTGGCGACCTCCACCCCCTGCAAACCGAACGCCACCGCTGACGCCACCAACCCGGCGGCGACTACCCCACCCGCCCCGATGATCACCCAGCGTCGCGAACGCATAACCACATCATCGGCCAACCTCGCCACCACAGCCATAGCCGACAGGTCGAGGGCCGTGGCTGGATGCACGATGCAAGGGACGCGCCTACCCCGACGAGACGGCTCTAGCTAGCGCCCGTCCAACTCAGGACAGGCGCTCCAAAGCTCGCAAACTGGCTCAGGCATGCTCGGCGATCTGGGCGACGAACGCGCGCCACGCGGCCGGGGCGAAGACGAGCAAGGGCCCTGTCGGATCCTTGCTGTCCCGCACACCCACGACGCCGGCCAGGTTGTCGGCAACCTCCACGCAGGCTCCCTGGTTGCTGCCGCTACGAGTGCTCTTGCGCCACCGCGCGCCGGTCAGGTCCATGACTTCGCCACTTCCAATATCAACTCGGTCGACTGTTGCCAGGTGAGCGCCTCAGCGAGGGTGGCTTCCCACTGTTCACGGAGCGCCCCCAACTCGGCGGTCCGCTCGATCACCTGACCCTGGAGGCGGTTGTCCAGGTAACCGACGTCGACCAGGCCCGGCAGAGTCGCGATGACAAACGGTCCATCGAGACCAGCGTACGCGCCAGCCATCGATGGAACGACGTGGATTCTCACCCGCCGGCTGTCCTGGCTGACCCGAGCAAGATGAAAGAGTTGCTCCCGCATGACCGCTGCTCCACCGACCGGACGGCGTAGGACGGCCTCGTCCAGAACCGCAGTAAGTTGCGGCGGGTCATTGCCAGAGAGGATTTTCTGTCTGGCCAGCCGTGCCGCTACCCGCGACTCGACCTCCTCGGCGCCCAGTCTGCCGTCGCTGCCGAAGACAGCGCGCGCGTACGGCTCAGTCTGAAGCAAGCCAGGAACCCACGCGACCTCGTACCACCGCAGGGCCCGCGCCTGCTGTTCAAACGTGATCCACTCGCGCAACCAGAGTGGAGCGGCGTCGAGGTCCGACAACCGGTCGAGCAGACGAGCGAACAGGCCACCCGTCTTCAGCGCCCGGTCGACAGCCGCCACGTACTCGCTCGTGGGCGGACGGCTGCCGGTCTCGACGGCGCTCACGTGCGTACCCGAGTAGCTGATCGTCCTCCCGAAGTCGTCCTGGCTCATGCCACGCGAGGTGCGCGCGTGACGTAGTTCGTCCAGGAGTATCTCCGCGGCTGTCATGCTCACGTCCTCAGACCTCCCCAAATCTCGTCCGCGTTTTCCTCAGGTGCCCTCAGCAGCTGAAAGGAGGTCCGCCGAGGACTCTCCATCGTGGCCGAACGCCTTTCGAGCTTAGGGTTAAGCGACGCAGAGTGACAGACATGTCACGATCGCAATCTCCGGTTCCGTTCGCCCCGCGTCACCGTCCGGCACTTCGCCGGTGGCGGCTCGCCTGCTCGTGTGGGTTGCCGTCGTGGCGGCGCTGCCCGGACCGCCGGCACCCGACCCCACCCGGTCCACTCGCCGCGCCGCCTGATCCTGGCCGCCCTCATCACGCCAGGGAGAAGCCGAAGCCCAAGCCAACGCCTGTGCCCAAGCCAGTCCCGCCGACGATTCCCTGGCCGCCCCTCCGTCCGATCGGGCCTTTCACGACACCGGCCACCGGACGCCCGGATGCTCGCGAAAGGGGTGGGGCCGGATGAAGGCGTACCGCCCGGGGCGTGACCACATCGCCGCCCGCCCGCCGTGGCGGTGCCGGGCGTGCGGTGCGCCATGGCCGTGCCAGCCCGCGAAACTGTTACTTCTGGACCTGTACGCGGACGACCGGCTCGGCCTGATGGTCGACCTCGGCGTGACCATGGCGGCGGCACTACCCGACCTGTCCCACACCGAGAACCTGCTGGATCGCTT
The nucleotide sequence above comes from Micromonospora pallida. Encoded proteins:
- a CDS encoding flavin reductase; translated protein: MKAYRPGRDHIAARPPWRCRACGAPWPCQPAKLLLLDLYADDRLGLMVDLGVTMAAALPDLSHTENLLDRFVRWARPPRRRTE
- a CDS encoding DUF397 domain-containing protein, with protein sequence MDLTGARWRKSTRSGSNQGACVEVADNLAGVVGVRDSKDPTGPLLVFAPAAWRAFVAQIAEHA
- a CDS encoding helix-turn-helix domain-containing protein yields the protein MTAAEILLDELRHARTSRGMSQDDFGRTISYSGTHVSAVETGSRPPTSEYVAAVDRALKTGGLFARLLDRLSDLDAAPLWLREWITFEQQARALRWYEVAWVPGLLQTEPYARAVFGSDGRLGAEEVESRVAARLARQKILSGNDPPQLTAVLDEAVLRRPVGGAAVMREQLFHLARVSQDSRRVRIHVVPSMAGAYAGLDGPFVIATLPGLVDVGYLDNRLQGQVIERTAELGALREQWEATLAEALTWQQSTELILEVAKSWT